One segment of Argiope bruennichi chromosome 11, qqArgBrue1.1, whole genome shotgun sequence DNA contains the following:
- the LOC129956548 gene encoding kelch-like protein 10, with the protein MAQYIGLGDENFGGLEDFCDAVLKTEDGYCFKVHRVILSKNSIYFRALFLFGGSSRSAADFSLSWFSGRTVKQVLNYLYYGKIPLEIDNIVELLLAADYFLLDDLLRKCQVFAKENLSLKNCVKIFVASHINNRLELYKASRRFIRFNFSKLLDQQTNDIADIPFELFKILLEDGSLNIPDETYIWRAVEQWVSDCSERLPVAQEFLTTIRFHNLNQHLAQYILKNFTRPRQPKKLYLIAKSFSKWNIAMTDLYVTYSEDLCMRRKVTLQARNNFWPNQMFVINHLAYMFDSWSGNAMIFNLLDNTWDEMQPMNSSRKKYTIVHKGQFLYAIGGYLDTFDESETSCAFEIYDTKDQAWKHLGSTVNSVTAASIGNKIYILGETPTSRIMTAEEYDTISGNFSEMPSPEISRTGFAMVAYENQLFVLAGLGDYGQLNSVEIFNPETRTWRQFQSLPYG; encoded by the exons ATGGCTCAATATATTGGATTGGGAGACGAGAATTTTGGTGGGTTAGAAGATTTCTGCGATGCCGTCCTGAAGACAGAAGATGGCTATTGTTTCAAAGTACATCGAGTAATTCTCTccaaaaattctatatatttccgagctttatttctttttggtGGAAGTAGCAGATCAGCTGCAGATTTTTCGTTGTCTTGGTTTAGTGGACGCACTGTGAAACaagttcttaattatttatattatggcAAAATACCTTTAGAAATAGACAATATTGTGGAATTACTGCTGGCAGCTGACTACTTTTTATTGGATGATTTGCTTCGAAAATGCCAGGtgtttgcaaaagaaaatttatccttGAAAAATTGTGTGAAGATATTTGTAGCAAGTCATATAAATAACAGATTAGAGCTATACAAAGCTAGTAGAAGATTTATAAGGTTCAATTTCAGCAAACTTTTAGACCAACAGACAAACGATATAGCTGATATtccatttgaattatttaaaatcctcCTGGAAGATGGTAGTTTGAACATTCCTGATGAAACGTACATATGGAGAGCAGTAGAGCAGTGGGTTAGCGACTGTTCTGAAAGGTTGCCAGTTGCACAAGAATTTCTCACTACGATTCGTTTCCACAATCTCAATCAACATTTAGCCCAATATATCctgaaaa ATTTCACAAGACCAAGACAGCCAAAGAAATTATATCTGATTGCGAAGAGTTTCTCCAAGTGGAACATTGCCATGACAGACTTGTATGTGACGTATAGTGAAGACCTTTGCATGAGGCGGAAAGTCACCTTGCAGGCAAGAAATAACTTCTGGCCCAACCAGATGTTTGTTATCAACCACTTAGCCTATATGTTTGATTCCTGGTCAGGAAACGCAATGATATTTAATCTTCTCGATAACACTTGGGATGAAATGCAACCCATGAATAGTTCACGCAAGAAATATACTATCGTACACAAAGGGCAATTTTTATATGCCATTGGTGGATATTTGGATACATTTGATGAATCAGAAACATCTTGTGCATTCGAGATATATGACACTAAAGATCAAGCATGGAAACATTTGGGTTCGACAGTCAACAGCGTAACAGCTGCAtcgataggaaataaaatatacattcttgGTGAAACACCAACATCACGTATTATGACAGCAGAAGAATATGACACAATTAGCGGAAACTTCTCTGAAATGCCTTCACCAGAAATTTCTCGAACCGGGTTTGCGATGGTCGCTTATGAAAATCAGTTATTCGTTCTAGCAGGATTGGGTGATTACGGGCAGTTGAACTCAGTGGAAATTTTCAACCCAGAAACCCGTACCTGGAGGCAATTTCAGTCTCTACCATATGGGTAA